CTGCTGCCCCTGACGTACGCCATGGCAGCGGTGATCCTGCTGGTCAGCGTGGTGCTGATCTTCGCCGACGTGCTGGCGCCGGTGAGCCTGTCGTAGCGACTCCTAGACTGGGGTCATGACTTCTGTGTCCCTCGGCATGCCCGCGGCCCCGCCGCCGGTGCTCGCCCCCCGCCGCCAGACCCGCCAGATCCAGGTCGGCAAGGTGGGTGTCGGCAGCGAGTCGCCCGTCTCGGTGCAGTCGATGACGACCACGCTCACCTCCGACGTCAACTCCACCCTCCAGCAGATCGCCGAGCTGACCGCCTCGGGCTGCGACATCGTGCGGGTGGCCTGCCCCTCGCAGGACGACGCCGACGCGCTGCCCGCGATCGCGACCAAGTCGCAGATCCCGGTCATCGCCGACATCCACTTCCAGCCGAAGTACGTCTACGCCGCGATCGAGGCCGGCTGCGCCGCCGTGCGCGTCAACCCGGGCAACATCCGCAAGTTCGACGACCAGGTCAAGGAGATCGCCCGGACCGCCAAGGACCACGGCACCTCGATCCGGATCGGCGTCAACGCGGGCTCGCTCGACAAGCGGATCATGGACAAGTACGGCAAGGCCACGCCCGAGGCGCTGGTCGAGTCGGCCGTGTGGGAGGCCTCGCTCTTCGAGGAGCACGACTTCCACGACTTCAAGATCTCGGTCAAGCACAACGACCCGGTCGTGATGGTGCGCGCCTACGAGCTGCTCGCCGAGGCGGGCGACTGGCCGCTGCACCTCGGCGTCACCGAGGCCGGTCCGGCCTTCCAGGGCACGATCAAGTCGGCCACCGCCTTCGGGGCGCTGCTGTCCCAGGGCATCGGCGACACCATCCGCGTCTCGCTGTCCGCGCCCCCGGTCGAGGAGGTCAAGGTCGGCATCCAGATCCTGCAGTCGCTCAACCTGCGGCCCCGCAAGCTCGAGATCGTCTCGTGCCCCTCCTGCGGGCGGGCCCAGGTCGACGTCTACAAGCTGGCCGAGGAGGTCACCTCCGGCCTCGAGGGCATGGAGGTCCCGCTGCGCGTGGCCGTCATGGGCTGCGTCGTCAACGGCCCCGGCGAGGCCCGCGAGGCCGACCTGGGCGTCGCCTCGGGCAACGGCAAGGGCCAGATCTTCGTCAAGGGCGAGGTCGTCAAGACCGTCCCCGAGTCGCAGATCGTGGAGACGCTCATCGAGGAGGCGCTGCGCATCGCCGAGACGATGGAGGCCACCGAGGGCGCCTCGGCCGAGGTCACCGTCGGCTGACCAGTCGGCGCGGCCGCCTCACCACACCGTGTAGAAGAGCTGCTGCACCACCAGCGCGGTCAGCAGCTGCAGGCCCAGACCCCAGCGGCGCCACCGCTCGGGCAGCAGGGCGCACGAGACGAGCAGCCACGGCATGAACGGCAGCCAGATCCGCTCGACCTCCGCCTTGCTCATGCCCGACGCGTCGGCGGCGGCCACCATCACCACGGCCGCCCCGGCGAGCAGCAGCGGGGCGTGGTCGCGGCGCAGCCACGCCCGGGGGCGTGCCGCCAGGTGGGCCACCCCGGCGGCGACCAGCGGGCCCGCGCTGATGACGAGCAGTGCCAGGTTGGCCCAGCGCCAGTAGTCCTCCGGCCGGTCCTTGGCGATGCCCTCCTCGTAGCGCTCGACCAGCGCGGGGTAGAAGTCCCACCACGCCCAGCCGGCGGCGGCGAAGCCCAGCACGACGACCAGGGCGGCGCCGGCGGCCAGCGGCAGCGGCCGCCAGGAGCGCCCGGCCACCAGCACGGCGACGGCGAGCAGGCCCATGAGCGGCATGCCGTAGGACATCATCACCAGCATCCCGAGCAGCAGGCCCGCGAGCAGCGACCAGC
This genomic interval from Nocardioides scoriae contains the following:
- the ispG gene encoding flavodoxin-dependent (E)-4-hydroxy-3-methylbut-2-enyl-diphosphate synthase: MTSVSLGMPAAPPPVLAPRRQTRQIQVGKVGVGSESPVSVQSMTTTLTSDVNSTLQQIAELTASGCDIVRVACPSQDDADALPAIATKSQIPVIADIHFQPKYVYAAIEAGCAAVRVNPGNIRKFDDQVKEIARTAKDHGTSIRIGVNAGSLDKRIMDKYGKATPEALVESAVWEASLFEEHDFHDFKISVKHNDPVVMVRAYELLAEAGDWPLHLGVTEAGPAFQGTIKSATAFGALLSQGIGDTIRVSLSAPPVEEVKVGIQILQSLNLRPRKLEIVSCPSCGRAQVDVYKLAEEVTSGLEGMEVPLRVAVMGCVVNGPGEAREADLGVASGNGKGQIFVKGEVVKTVPESQIVETLIEEALRIAETMEATEGASAEVTVG
- a CDS encoding glycosyltransferase 87 family protein — encoded protein: DRKQRRDRRRGVGWSLLAGLLLGMLVMMSYGMPLMGLLAVAVLVAGRSWRPLPLAAGAALVVVLGFAAAGWAWWDFYPALVERYEEGIAKDRPEDYWRWANLALLVISAGPLVAAGVAHLAARPRAWLRRDHAPLLLAGAAVVMVAAADASGMSKAEVERIWLPFMPWLLVSCALLPERWRRWGLGLQLLTALVVQQLFYTVW